From the Proteiniborus ethanoligenes genome, one window contains:
- a CDS encoding helix-turn-helix domain-containing protein — MEYMTVQEAAEKWGVSVRRVQFLCEKEIIPGVVRFGKAWAIPNEAEKPKDGRYKAHKRI; from the coding sequence ATGGAATATATGACCGTACAGGAAGCAGCGGAAAAATGGGGTGTATCTGTGAGACGTGTACAATTTCTCTGTGAAAAAGAAATTATTCCAGGCGTTGTCCGGTTTGGTAAGGCCTGGGCCATTCCAAACGAAGCAGAGAAACCAAAAGACGGCAGATACAAAGCGCATAAGCGTATATAG
- a CDS encoding helix-turn-helix domain-containing protein, which produces MGYFDHLYKASPDELPSRARVVYMYLKDRAGKGQDCWPAVKTIASDLDLSRSTIKRALHDLSKAGLVEKETRYRENGSHTSNRLILK; this is translated from the coding sequence ATGGGATATTTTGATCATTTGTATAAGGCCTCTCCTGATGAGCTACCATCAAGAGCAAGGGTTGTTTATATGTATCTAAAAGACCGTGCAGGTAAGGGGCAGGACTGCTGGCCGGCAGTAAAAACCATTGCCTCTGACTTGGATTTATCACGCAGTACTATTAAGAGGGCGCTCCATGATCTTAGCAAAGCCGGATTGGTTGAAAAGGAGACTCGATATCGGGAGAATGGAAGCCACACAAGCAATAGGCTAATTTTGAAATAA